From the genome of Thermomicrobiales bacterium, one region includes:
- a CDS encoding ABC transporter substrate-binding protein, protein MRRNRLSMLFAAFALMLAPIVASGHVVAQDDDPIIIGAPINLTGWMAAYDQPPLDGAQLAVEQINAAGGVLGRPLEIKVVDGKTDPATVGNAAIEVIEGGAEVLVTPCDFDNGAPAGQAAQEAGLVGVSFCASSPLYGSATLGDKQFTVSMWNQTMAAAAAEFGHTVKGWQTAAIIADQGNEYTKSLGEYFADTWEHLGGEVVSEDTYQTNDMQASAQAQRIMELETPPDVIFVSALMPDYSAIIRDLRSAGIEAPLMGGDSMDTADFYTALGSELGHDIYISTHSFIGPEAGPAMEQFIADFTAKYGNPPEVSFNAMGYDTIQIIADSIERAGTTDGEALAQAMVNHEFDLLSGKLTWSDAESGHIPQKEAFIVEVVDGKPTFVQTLAPSWTPDL, encoded by the coding sequence ATGCGGCGTAACCGGCTCTCGATGCTTTTCGCGGCGTTCGCGCTCATGTTGGCTCCGATAGTGGCCAGCGGCCATGTCGTTGCCCAGGACGACGATCCGATCATCATTGGCGCTCCGATCAACTTGACCGGCTGGATGGCAGCGTATGACCAGCCGCCGTTGGACGGCGCGCAGCTGGCGGTCGAACAGATCAACGCAGCCGGTGGTGTGCTCGGTCGTCCACTCGAAATCAAGGTGGTCGATGGCAAGACCGACCCGGCCACGGTCGGCAATGCCGCGATCGAAGTGATCGAGGGGGGCGCAGAGGTCCTGGTGACCCCATGCGACTTCGACAATGGCGCGCCAGCAGGGCAGGCCGCGCAGGAAGCTGGCCTGGTGGGCGTGTCGTTCTGCGCGTCGTCGCCGTTGTATGGCTCGGCCACGCTGGGAGACAAGCAGTTCACTGTTTCGATGTGGAACCAAACCATGGCTGCGGCCGCGGCGGAGTTCGGGCACACGGTGAAGGGTTGGCAGACGGCAGCGATCATCGCCGACCAGGGGAATGAGTACACCAAGTCGTTGGGCGAGTACTTCGCGGACACATGGGAGCACCTCGGAGGCGAAGTCGTCAGCGAGGATACCTACCAGACGAACGATATGCAGGCGTCGGCGCAAGCGCAGCGCATCATGGAGCTCGAAACGCCGCCCGATGTCATCTTCGTTTCCGCGCTCATGCCGGACTACTCGGCTATCATCCGCGATCTGCGCTCCGCTGGGATCGAGGCGCCGCTGATGGGTGGCGACTCGATGGATACGGCCGATTTCTATACCGCGCTCGGCAGCGAGCTCGGTCATGACATCTATATCTCGACCCACTCGTTCATCGGCCCGGAGGCCGGCCCAGCGATGGAGCAGTTCATCGCCGATTTCACCGCCAAGTACGGCAACCCGCCGGAAGTCTCGTTCAACGCGATGGGCTATGACACGATCCAGATCATCGCCGATTCGATCGAGCGCGCAGGCACAACCGACGGTGAAGCGCTGGCGCAGGCAATGGTGAATCACGAATTCGATCTGCTGAGCGGCAAGCTCACCTGGTCGGACGCGGAGTCGGGCCATATTCCGCAGAAGGAAGCATTCATCGTCGAGGTCGTCGACGGGAAGCCGACCTTTGTGCAGACACTGGCGCCGTCCTGGACGCCAGACCTCTAG
- a CDS encoding ABC transporter ATP-binding protein, with the protein MTDSVGGDSGALIVRDLTKDFAGLRAVDGVSFTVQPGEIMGLIGPNGSGKTTTINVITGLLHITSGSVHLGTLDMTGWPPHKIARAGLARTFQIVRLFKDFTVRENVEVAVVASGGARGGVAADRATRAMRQLGILHLADLPARVLPQGEERLVEIARAIATQPKFLLLDEPGAGLNDAEIETLLPTLLRLREAIGCGIAIVDHDMRLIMNLCDRIHVLNYGKTIGDGTPEQIRNEPAVIEAYLGAEEAA; encoded by the coding sequence ATGACTGATTCGGTGGGCGGTGATTCTGGAGCACTGATCGTTCGCGATCTGACGAAGGATTTCGCCGGGCTGCGCGCGGTCGATGGCGTCAGCTTCACCGTGCAGCCAGGGGAGATCATGGGGCTGATCGGTCCAAACGGATCGGGCAAGACCACCACGATCAATGTCATCACTGGATTGCTGCATATCACCAGCGGTTCGGTGCATCTCGGAACGCTCGACATGACCGGGTGGCCGCCGCACAAGATCGCGCGCGCCGGCCTGGCGCGTACCTTCCAGATCGTACGACTGTTCAAGGATTTCACCGTTCGTGAGAACGTCGAGGTAGCGGTGGTGGCTTCGGGCGGAGCCCGAGGCGGCGTGGCCGCCGACCGCGCGACCCGCGCGATGCGCCAACTCGGCATTCTGCATTTGGCGGACCTTCCCGCCAGGGTCCTGCCGCAAGGAGAGGAACGTTTGGTCGAGATCGCGCGGGCGATCGCGACCCAGCCAAAATTCCTGCTCCTCGACGAGCCTGGGGCGGGACTCAATGACGCGGAGATCGAGACCCTTCTCCCCACGCTCTTGCGGCTTCGCGAGGCGATTGGCTGCGGAATCGCGATCGTCGATCATGACATGCGGTTGATCATGAATCTGTGCGACCGAATTCACGTCCTGAACTATGGAAAGACGATTGGCGACGGCACCCCCGAACAGATTCGCAACGAGCCGGCCGTAATCGAAGCCTATCTGGGCGCAGAGGAAGCCGCGTGA
- a CDS encoding ABC transporter ATP-binding protein has product MTLLYLSQVNVFYGANHAVRDLDLQVEQGEIVGLIGANGAGKSTTMMSIMGAVKPRSGAVVFDGRNITGLPPEQVLRMGIAPVMEGRRIFPSLTVGENLRMGAATMSDKAQVAQDIERWCNFFPILGERFDRPAGNLSGGQQQMLAVARALMSRPRLLLMDEPSLGLAPLLVSEIFKLTAELRDMGMTILIVEQNVRMTLNIADRAYLLNLGRVEFTGTPDQIRAEADIERTYLGGGQVGTPAAAPTAS; this is encoded by the coding sequence GTGACGCTGCTCTATCTCTCCCAGGTGAATGTCTTTTACGGTGCGAACCATGCGGTGCGCGATCTCGACCTCCAGGTCGAGCAGGGCGAGATCGTTGGTTTGATCGGCGCGAACGGCGCAGGGAAGTCGACCACCATGATGAGCATCATGGGGGCGGTCAAACCCCGCTCCGGCGCGGTGGTCTTCGATGGCCGGAACATCACCGGGTTGCCACCCGAGCAAGTGCTGCGAATGGGAATCGCTCCCGTGATGGAGGGCCGGCGCATTTTCCCGTCCCTCACCGTTGGCGAAAACCTGCGAATGGGAGCGGCCACGATGTCCGACAAGGCGCAGGTTGCCCAGGACATCGAGCGCTGGTGCAACTTCTTCCCGATTCTGGGCGAGCGGTTCGATCGTCCTGCCGGGAACCTCTCGGGTGGCCAACAACAGATGCTGGCTGTGGCGCGCGCGCTCATGTCACGGCCGCGGTTGCTGTTGATGGACGAACCGTCGCTCGGCCTGGCTCCGTTGCTGGTGTCGGAAATCTTCAAGCTCACGGCTGAGTTGAGGGACATGGGGATGACCATTCTGATCGTCGAGCAGAACGTCCGCATGACACTGAACATCGCCGATCGGGCATATCTCCTGAATCTCGGGCGCGTCGAATTCACCGGTACGCCGGATCAGATTCGGGCCGAGGCGGATATCGAGCGAACCTATCTGGGCGGCGGTCAGGTGGGCACACCGGCTGCCGCGCCGACAGCGAGTTGA
- a CDS encoding branched-chain amino acid ABC transporter permease: MDSLSDFVQYLVSSLSVGGLYALMALGLVIVYGISQLVNFAYGELIMVAGYGLLIFGRSWLPWLIVAVLSVICAIVVALGMDQIAFRPVRNASPTTMLITSFAVSTLLQAIALLVISPRPRAPRLPSIFVESAQIAGIRVKVVDIIALIVSIVALIALQVFLRKSIVGLSLRAAADDFTMTRLVGVNANKVIATAFAISGLLAGIVALFWIGRIGQVLPTVGFQPVLIAFIASVVGGLSSIKGAVLGGYILGFLTIGLQTWLPQDVNAYRDAIMFGIVILMLLVRPEGLIKPAFSRETR, translated from the coding sequence ATGGATTCCCTCAGCGATTTCGTGCAATACCTCGTCAGCTCTCTTTCGGTGGGAGGGCTCTACGCGCTCATGGCGCTCGGTTTGGTGATCGTCTACGGGATCTCCCAGTTGGTGAACTTCGCCTATGGCGAACTCATCATGGTGGCGGGCTACGGGCTGTTGATCTTCGGGCGAAGCTGGTTGCCGTGGCTGATCGTGGCGGTCCTGAGCGTGATCTGCGCGATCGTGGTGGCGCTCGGAATGGATCAGATCGCCTTTCGGCCGGTCAGGAACGCGAGCCCGACCACGATGCTGATAACGTCGTTCGCGGTCAGTACGTTGTTGCAAGCGATTGCATTACTCGTCATCTCACCGAGACCACGCGCGCCACGATTGCCGTCGATCTTTGTCGAGAGCGCGCAGATCGCAGGAATTCGTGTCAAGGTGGTCGATATCATCGCGCTGATCGTGAGCATCGTTGCGCTGATCGCGTTGCAAGTCTTCTTGAGAAAATCGATCGTCGGCTTGTCGCTCCGCGCGGCCGCCGATGACTTCACGATGACACGGCTGGTGGGTGTCAACGCGAACAAGGTCATTGCGACGGCGTTCGCGATCAGCGGGTTGCTGGCCGGTATCGTTGCGCTCTTCTGGATTGGACGTATCGGCCAGGTATTGCCCACGGTCGGGTTCCAGCCGGTGCTCATCGCGTTCATTGCCTCGGTAGTGGGCGGGTTGTCGTCGATCAAGGGGGCGGTTCTGGGTGGATACATCCTTGGCTTCCTGACGATCGGGCTGCAAACCTGGCTGCCACAGGATGTCAATGCCTATCGTGACGCGATCATGTTCGGCATCGTCATCCTGATGTTGCTGGTGCGGCCAGAAGGTTTGATCAAGCCGGCCTTCTCACGGGAGACCCGCTGA
- a CDS encoding branched-chain amino acid ABC transporter permease, with the protein MGNASTRALVSKWSTPVILIGLCVLIALFAVVRDDAVFLRVVTVMFISVLLTVALQVFMGNSGLGSFGQYAFASIGAYASLWFGLTQQQKNMTLPDMPENWWIHGQHYPFEVALLIAALLTAVVGGLIGVAFVRLRGASFTIATFAFLIVINRIALQWEEMTRGSRVVIGVPKQTTLWVTVAWACLAILVAFVFKESSIGLKLRASREDEDAAASIGINVKLMRWIAWTLSCGMSAIGGALWAYFIVQFTPNNFYLHETFLIVAMLVIGGAASVSGAVIGAITVALSSEMLRQTENWLNTQRTDGTTIGNLLPFQLIGFTEIVLAVVMIAVLILRPSGLLSGRELRWPRGKPQPGMTDLAENIDEP; encoded by the coding sequence ATGGGCAACGCCTCGACGCGCGCGCTCGTCTCCAAGTGGTCCACGCCAGTCATCCTGATCGGGCTCTGCGTGCTGATTGCGCTTTTCGCCGTCGTGCGGGATGACGCGGTCTTCCTGCGGGTCGTCACGGTCATGTTCATCAGTGTGCTGTTGACCGTGGCGCTGCAAGTGTTCATGGGCAACTCTGGGCTCGGCTCGTTTGGCCAGTATGCGTTCGCCTCGATCGGCGCGTACGCCTCGCTCTGGTTCGGGTTGACCCAGCAACAGAAGAACATGACCTTGCCGGACATGCCGGAAAACTGGTGGATCCATGGCCAGCACTACCCGTTCGAGGTAGCCCTGCTCATCGCGGCCCTGTTGACCGCGGTGGTGGGCGGTTTGATCGGCGTCGCGTTTGTCCGATTGCGTGGGGCGTCGTTTACGATCGCGACTTTTGCGTTCCTGATCGTCATCAATCGCATCGCGCTGCAATGGGAAGAGATGACGCGCGGATCGCGCGTCGTGATCGGGGTGCCAAAACAGACCACGCTTTGGGTCACCGTTGCCTGGGCCTGTCTCGCGATTCTGGTTGCATTCGTCTTCAAGGAGTCTTCGATCGGGCTCAAGCTGCGCGCCAGCCGCGAAGACGAGGACGCCGCCGCGAGCATTGGCATCAATGTGAAGCTGATGCGCTGGATTGCCTGGACCCTGAGCTGCGGCATGTCGGCAATCGGAGGCGCGCTCTGGGCGTACTTCATCGTCCAGTTCACGCCGAACAACTTCTACCTGCACGAGACATTCCTGATCGTGGCCATGCTGGTGATCGGTGGGGCAGCGAGCGTCAGTGGCGCGGTGATCGGTGCGATCACCGTTGCGCTGTCTTCCGAGATGCTCCGCCAAACCGAGAACTGGTTGAACACCCAGCGCACCGATGGAACGACGATCGGCAATCTGCTGCCGTTTCAACTGATCGGTTTCACGGAAATCGTGCTAGCCGTCGTGATGATCGCGGTGCTGATCCTGCGGCCGTCCGGGTTGCTGAGCGGACGAGAGCTGCGCTGGCCGAGAGGAAAGCCACAGCCCGGAATGACAGACCTGGCGGAGAACATCGATGAGCCGTAG
- a CDS encoding aspartate aminotransferase family protein codes for MSRSLVERDARSVADAIKIRYTPFVAARGEGAYLYDESDRRFIDFGAGWAAAGLGYSNQRVKDAVAAQMDRATMSGLLSSINQPAVELAERLIDLAPGQIEKKAWFGLAGSDAAEATQRMILRATGKPRIVSFIGGWHGTHDATMALSAHPALGATLGGAHVTKIPYPNPYRDPFGGDGADLTDRCLGYLEHYLFKTICPADQVAAIFVEAVQSDGGDIVPPDDFMPKLRALCDRHGIYLVVDEIKVGLGRTGEWFAFEHGGIEPDFVLLGKSLGGGLPLSAIVGRREVLDFEPGSALFTLAGNGASCAAGLAVLDEIQRLDLVRASAVNGELMKQLLTNRLMEYDIVGDVRGKGMICGVELVEDRAGKEPNTSLPAKIVYRAWELGMIVYYAGNWGNVLEITPPLVIEQEAIEQGVEILDRAIADVLDGAVSDEAVAAYAGW; via the coding sequence ATGAGCCGTAGCCTGGTCGAACGCGATGCTCGCTCGGTGGCGGACGCCATCAAGATTCGCTACACGCCATTCGTTGCGGCCCGTGGTGAAGGCGCATACCTCTACGACGAGTCAGACCGGCGATTCATCGACTTCGGAGCGGGTTGGGCGGCCGCGGGGCTGGGATATTCGAACCAACGCGTGAAGGACGCGGTCGCCGCCCAAATGGATCGAGCGACCATGTCCGGGTTGCTTTCCAGCATCAACCAGCCGGCGGTCGAGCTGGCGGAGCGGCTGATCGATCTGGCGCCGGGCCAGATCGAGAAGAAAGCGTGGTTCGGATTGGCTGGCTCGGATGCAGCCGAAGCGACGCAGCGCATGATTCTGCGCGCGACCGGAAAACCACGTATCGTCTCATTCATCGGCGGTTGGCATGGAACGCACGACGCCACCATGGCGTTGAGCGCGCATCCGGCGCTCGGTGCGACGCTTGGCGGCGCGCATGTCACCAAGATTCCCTATCCCAATCCGTACCGCGATCCGTTTGGGGGCGACGGCGCCGATCTGACCGATCGGTGTCTCGGCTATCTGGAACACTATCTCTTCAAAACAATTTGCCCCGCAGATCAGGTTGCAGCCATCTTTGTCGAGGCCGTGCAGAGCGATGGCGGGGATATCGTGCCGCCAGACGATTTCATGCCGAAGCTGCGCGCCCTGTGTGACCGGCACGGCATTTACCTGGTGGTCGACGAAATCAAGGTCGGTCTCGGGCGGACCGGCGAATGGTTCGCCTTCGAGCACGGCGGCATCGAACCGGATTTCGTATTGCTCGGCAAGTCGCTTGGCGGCGGGTTGCCGTTGAGCGCCATCGTCGGCCGGCGCGAAGTGCTCGATTTCGAACCGGGAAGCGCGTTGTTCACTCTGGCCGGCAACGGCGCCAGTTGCGCGGCTGGTTTGGCTGTGCTGGACGAGATCCAGCGGCTCGATCTGGTGCGCGCATCTGCGGTAAACGGGGAACTGATGAAACAGCTCCTGACGAACCGGCTGATGGAGTACGACATCGTCGGCGATGTGCGCGGCAAAGGGATGATCTGCGGTGTCGAGCTGGTCGAAGACCGCGCCGGCAAGGAACCGAACACCTCCCTGCCCGCAAAGATCGTCTATCGCGCCTGGGAACTCGGTATGATCGTGTACTACGCTGGCAATTGGGGCAACGTGCTGGAGATCACTCCGCCATTGGTCATCGAGCAAGAGGCGATCGAGCAGGGGGTCGAGATCCTCGACCGCGCGATTGCCGATGTGCTGGACGGCGCGGTCTCGGATGAAGCGGTTGCCGCCTACGCAGGCTGGTAG
- a CDS encoding M20 family metallopeptidase, translated as MSEPIVSWLESQAGQFIDDLRYLSGIDSGSYDKAGIDQVQDWFQAQLTDLGFEVQRLAEATAGDDILAVRNGTGTRKVMLLGHADTVFPLGTAAERPVRIEGDKLLGPGTCDMKAGLLTGLYAIRALDHAGWNGLGELSFFIVSAEEIDDRHSNPLLESLGPQMDAVLTLEAARENGDIVTSRKAGKWVNVEVFGKSAHAGVEPDKGASATLALAHIIVNAVSLNAMAPGVTVNPGAICGGSRPNVVADYAKVEFDVRAWSNAELDAAIEAISRVASQAYVPGTSVKVSIDENSGCPAMEYTQGTSRLETAAIGIANDLGFSLSGAATGGGSDVSFACHAGTPGLDGLGPVGGLDHSPDEYILVSSIVPRTALLAKLLQRIGEGEEFDYAERTG; from the coding sequence ATGAGCGAACCGATCGTCAGTTGGCTCGAGTCACAAGCCGGGCAGTTCATCGACGATCTGCGATACCTCTCGGGAATCGATTCGGGCAGCTACGACAAAGCCGGCATCGACCAGGTGCAAGACTGGTTTCAGGCGCAGCTGACCGATCTCGGGTTCGAGGTACAGCGCCTGGCCGAGGCAACCGCCGGAGATGACATCCTGGCGGTGCGCAACGGTACTGGCACGCGCAAAGTGATGCTGCTCGGTCATGCCGATACCGTCTTTCCCCTGGGAACCGCCGCGGAACGTCCGGTACGCATCGAAGGCGACAAGTTGCTCGGGCCTGGCACGTGTGACATGAAAGCGGGACTGCTCACTGGACTCTATGCCATCCGCGCGCTCGATCATGCCGGCTGGAATGGGCTCGGAGAGTTGAGTTTCTTCATCGTCTCGGCGGAAGAGATCGACGACCGGCATTCCAATCCGCTTTTGGAAAGCCTCGGGCCGCAGATGGACGCGGTGCTCACCCTCGAAGCCGCTCGTGAGAATGGCGATATCGTCACCTCGCGCAAGGCTGGAAAATGGGTCAACGTCGAGGTGTTCGGCAAGTCGGCGCATGCCGGGGTCGAGCCCGACAAAGGCGCGAGCGCCACGTTGGCGCTTGCGCACATCATCGTGAATGCCGTTTCGCTCAACGCGATGGCGCCGGGTGTGACGGTCAATCCGGGCGCGATCTGCGGTGGAAGTCGTCCGAACGTGGTGGCCGACTACGCGAAGGTCGAGTTCGATGTGCGCGCCTGGTCGAACGCCGAGCTGGATGCGGCCATCGAAGCCATCAGCCGGGTGGCAAGTCAGGCGTACGTGCCGGGCACCAGCGTGAAGGTGTCCATCGACGAAAACTCGGGTTGTCCCGCCATGGAGTACACGCAGGGCACGAGCCGCTTGGAAACCGCCGCCATCGGGATTGCCAACGACCTCGGATTCTCATTGAGTGGAGCCGCCACGGGCGGAGGTTCCGATGTGAGCTTCGCCTGCCATGCCGGCACGCCCGGACTGGATGGGCTCGGTCCCGTCGGCGGACTCGACCACAGCCCGGATGAGTACATACTGGTGAGCAGCATCGTTCCCCGCACTGCGCTGCTCGCGAAACTGCTGCAACGCATTGGAGAAGGAGAGGAATTCGACTATGCCGAGCGCACCGGTTGA
- a CDS encoding glutamine synthetase family protein, whose product MPSAPVDADELLTRLRDDEIENFWVTYHDYSGVGAAKTIPPSGFRSAVHDGLVFAKANLEMDILDHFAPTATWLGDSGDILVVPDPGSYSVLPRFPKTAIANGWMRATDGSVWDGCPRTRLQKAVEELANEGFSAMAALEPEFYLLKPDENGAWSPINSTRMFTVAGLQEAQQFCSDVVAELEAMNVPVGQLGKEYGPGQYEMSVKHGTPMEAIDRYWALKMTVRDLARANGWVATFMPKVYSEWAGNSLHVHLSIWDKDGETDLTLGATDNEGLSETGRWFLGGLLAHAPALTGLGSPTVNSYKRLLPGSWAPANVYWGYGNRSGVARIPGVGDRRHIEYRSGDNSCNPALFLAGLLAAGLDGIRKQTDPGPPFQGDVGVMSVEEMLDAGLTFLPRTLPEALDALENDEVVAGAVGEELLPHFLGVKRSELAAYELHVHPWERATYLEVI is encoded by the coding sequence ATGCCGAGCGCACCGGTTGACGCTGACGAGTTGTTGACCCGCCTGCGGGACGACGAGATCGAGAACTTCTGGGTCACGTATCACGACTACAGCGGCGTGGGCGCGGCCAAGACGATTCCGCCGAGCGGTTTCCGCAGCGCCGTGCACGACGGTCTGGTGTTCGCCAAAGCGAACCTGGAGATGGACATCCTCGATCATTTCGCGCCGACCGCGACCTGGCTTGGCGATTCCGGCGATATCCTGGTCGTCCCCGATCCCGGCAGCTATTCCGTTTTGCCACGCTTTCCGAAGACGGCGATTGCCAATGGCTGGATGCGCGCCACCGATGGGTCGGTGTGGGACGGTTGCCCGCGCACGCGATTGCAGAAGGCGGTCGAAGAATTGGCCAATGAAGGCTTTTCCGCCATGGCCGCGCTGGAACCCGAGTTCTATCTCCTCAAACCCGACGAAAACGGCGCATGGTCACCGATCAACAGCACGCGCATGTTTACGGTCGCCGGATTGCAGGAAGCACAGCAGTTCTGCTCAGATGTGGTGGCTGAGCTGGAAGCCATGAACGTGCCGGTGGGGCAGCTGGGCAAGGAGTACGGTCCGGGGCAGTACGAGATGTCGGTCAAGCATGGCACGCCGATGGAAGCCATCGACCGGTATTGGGCGCTCAAGATGACGGTGCGCGATCTCGCGCGCGCCAACGGATGGGTCGCCACCTTCATGCCCAAGGTCTACTCAGAATGGGCCGGCAACAGTCTGCACGTTCATCTCAGTATCTGGGACAAGGATGGTGAGACCGATCTGACGCTCGGGGCAACCGACAACGAAGGTCTTTCGGAGACCGGACGGTGGTTCCTCGGCGGCCTGCTGGCGCATGCTCCCGCGCTTACCGGTCTCGGCTCACCGACCGTCAATAGCTACAAACGTCTCCTTCCCGGCTCCTGGGCCCCCGCGAATGTCTACTGGGGCTATGGCAATCGCTCGGGGGTGGCGCGCATTCCGGGAGTGGGTGACCGGCGGCATATCGAGTACCGCTCGGGCGACAATTCCTGCAACCCGGCGCTCTTCCTCGCAGGACTGCTCGCGGCCGGGTTGGACGGGATTCGCAAGCAGACCGACCCCGGGCCTCCATTTCAGGGTGATGTCGGCGTCATGTCGGTGGAGGAAATGCTGGACGCCGGCCTGACATTCTTGCCACGCACGTTGCCAGAAGCGCTCGATGCGCTGGAAAACGACGAGGTCGTGGCCGGGGCCGTCGGCGAAGAGCTCTTGCCGCACTTCCTTGGCGTGAAGCGGTCGGAGCTGGCCGCGTATGAGCTGCATGTACATCCGTGGGAACGGGCAACATATCTGGAGGTCATCTAG
- a CDS encoding amidohydrolase family protein, with amino-acid sequence MVDVSGLPVLDVHAHPFLNKGAVSADQFADLTSFGTGFGGSSGGSQLYMEQGGFAWTSEMSDEFQRTKRSTLYFTRMINDLARFLGTSPDVESVLNERNAQVAVDYRAYTQRLWADAGLETVVFDFGVPLPMLDIDEVSAELPIEVVPIYRIEPLIADLLKQDLSWSEFKDAYDTALSEGLSSGRYKGVKSIIAYRTGLDVSPLSRTPDQGYQALDAIKRGLGGGSMKKLRDHLLCRAIELCMEYDVPMQIHTGMGDVEVNLVMCRPAYLMELLRFPIYRGCRVLLVHTGYPYHREAAYMANVLPRVYLDVSEGIPFASSGAWEIYEGVMAMAPLNKICYGSDGYQVPEIMYTSAKLGKQALQETLNSLVAKGMIAEPDAQRAAAAILADNARELYKLV; translated from the coding sequence ATGGTCGATGTCAGTGGTTTGCCGGTTCTCGATGTTCATGCGCATCCGTTCCTGAACAAAGGCGCGGTTTCGGCCGATCAGTTTGCCGATCTCACCTCGTTCGGGACCGGTTTCGGCGGGTCCTCCGGTGGATCGCAGCTCTACATGGAGCAAGGCGGATTCGCATGGACGTCCGAAATGTCGGACGAGTTCCAGCGAACCAAACGGTCGACGCTTTACTTCACCCGCATGATCAATGATCTGGCCAGGTTCCTGGGCACGTCCCCTGATGTCGAATCGGTCCTGAATGAGCGCAATGCACAGGTAGCCGTGGACTATCGCGCCTATACGCAGCGGCTGTGGGCCGATGCTGGGTTGGAGACGGTGGTGTTCGATTTCGGGGTGCCGCTGCCGATGCTCGATATCGACGAGGTCAGCGCCGAGCTGCCGATCGAGGTGGTTCCGATCTACCGCATCGAGCCGTTGATCGCCGACCTACTGAAGCAGGATCTGAGCTGGTCCGAGTTCAAGGACGCATATGACACCGCGCTCTCTGAAGGGCTGAGCTCCGGTCGGTACAAGGGCGTGAAATCGATCATCGCCTATCGTACGGGGCTCGATGTCTCGCCGCTTTCGCGCACACCCGATCAGGGGTACCAGGCGCTCGACGCCATCAAGCGCGGACTCGGTGGTGGCAGCATGAAGAAGCTGCGCGATCATCTGCTCTGCCGGGCAATCGAGCTCTGCATGGAGTACGACGTTCCAATGCAGATTCACACCGGTATGGGCGATGTCGAAGTCAACCTCGTCATGTGCCGTCCGGCTTATCTGATGGAGCTCCTGCGCTTCCCCATCTATCGCGGCTGCCGGGTGTTGCTCGTGCACACAGGCTATCCGTATCATCGCGAAGCCGCGTACATGGCGAATGTGCTTCCCCGGGTCTATCTCGATGTCTCGGAGGGGATTCCCTTCGCATCCTCGGGCGCCTGGGAAATCTACGAGGGCGTCATGGCGATGGCGCCGCTGAACAAGATTTGCTATGGCTCTGACGGGTATCAGGTGCCGGAGATCATGTACACCAGCGCAAAGCTCGGCAAGCAAGCACTCCAGGAAACACTGAACAGCCTGGTGGCCAAGGGGATGATTGCCGAACCGGACGCGCAGCGCGCAGCGGCGGCCATTCTTGCCGACAACGCCCGGGAGCTTTACAAGCTTGTCTGA
- the folB gene encoding dihydroneopterin aldolase, with the protein MSDAILLEGLRFFGYHGLHPEERTLGQRFLVDVVVELDLRAAGQLDELDETVNYNSIYSVVRAIVEGEPMMLVEAVADRTARSILESFSRVTAAEVTVRKPSATIRGAHLDAVGARVRRVRAHVDATQPVSPPKPPFLGTRTQT; encoded by the coding sequence TTGTCTGATGCGATCCTGCTGGAGGGGCTGCGCTTCTTCGGCTATCACGGGCTCCATCCGGAGGAACGCACGCTCGGCCAGCGTTTTCTCGTCGACGTGGTGGTGGAGCTCGATCTCCGCGCCGCGGGGCAGCTCGACGAACTCGATGAGACGGTCAACTACAACAGTATCTACTCCGTCGTGCGTGCGATCGTCGAAGGCGAGCCGATGATGCTCGTGGAAGCCGTCGCAGACCGAACCGCGCGATCGATTCTCGAGAGCTTTTCCCGGGTGACGGCGGCCGAGGTCACCGTGCGAAAACCGTCAGCCACGATTCGCGGCGCGCATCTCGATGCCGTCGGCGCGCGCGTTCGCCGCGTACGCGCTCATGTCGACGCGACACAGCCGGTTTCACCCCCGAAGCCGCCCTTCCTCGGCACACGAACCCAGACGTAA